A genomic stretch from bacterium includes:
- a CDS encoding alpha-amylase family glycosyl hydrolase, which translates to MSRPEKMIIYNLFPLLAGKFSDWEKHLDRASQMGFNWIFVNPIQRPGTSGSIYGIADYADINPLLIDQKSSLSPQEQVKEVTRTAGRLGLRMMVDLVINHCSVDSDLLKLHPEWFLWESKGHVAHPFADENGKKVVWMDLAQFDLKHTRDKEGVFHYFFGVVKSLVELGFTGFRCDAAYQVPRNLWERLIRETRKLYPDVLFFAETLGCPPDLTRNTASAGFDYIFNSSKWWDFNSQWLMQQYDLTRDIAPSIGFPESHDTIRLCEELKGNIDGLKQRYLFAALFSGGVMMPIGFEFGFRKKLHVAKTRPEDWEETDIDLTSFITAVNRIKAAHAIFQEDAPTEIHHHEDNHHVLLMWKASTSDREESLVILNKDIHNRQHFRTESLQKFIQSGAPLKDISPEFTLDYIPVPFAYDLRPGQGIVLITSRDAVAG; encoded by the coding sequence ATGAGTAGACCGGAAAAGATGATCATCTACAACCTGTTTCCCCTTCTGGCTGGAAAATTTTCTGACTGGGAAAAACATCTCGATCGAGCTTCCCAAATGGGTTTCAACTGGATTTTCGTCAATCCCATTCAACGCCCTGGAACGTCAGGCAGTATTTACGGTATAGCGGATTACGCCGATATTAATCCCCTGCTGATCGATCAGAAGAGCAGCTTAAGTCCTCAGGAGCAGGTCAAGGAAGTCACCAGGACGGCAGGCAGGCTTGGCCTTCGAATGATGGTGGATCTGGTTATCAATCATTGCAGCGTGGATTCCGACCTCTTGAAGCTGCACCCCGAATGGTTTCTCTGGGAGTCCAAGGGGCATGTTGCTCATCCTTTTGCTGACGAAAATGGGAAAAAGGTGGTCTGGATGGACCTGGCTCAGTTCGACCTCAAACATACCAGGGACAAGGAAGGTGTTTTTCACTATTTCTTCGGGGTGGTGAAGTCTCTGGTAGAGCTTGGCTTTACCGGATTTCGCTGCGATGCAGCCTACCAGGTTCCCCGGAATCTGTGGGAGCGGCTCATTCGTGAAACCAGGAAACTGTATCCGGATGTGCTCTTTTTTGCCGAAACCCTCGGATGTCCGCCGGATCTGACCAGAAACACCGCCAGTGCCGGTTTCGATTACATCTTCAACAGCTCCAAATGGTGGGATTTCAACAGCCAGTGGCTGATGCAGCAATATGATCTCACCCGGGATATTGCCCCCTCAATCGGCTTCCCTGAGAGTCACGATACAATAAGGCTCTGTGAGGAGCTCAAGGGCAATATCGACGGACTGAAGCAGCGGTATCTGTTTGCCGCGCTTTTTTCCGGCGGGGTCATGATGCCCATCGGCTTTGAATTCGGCTTTCGCAAAAAGCTCCATGTAGCCAAAACCAGGCCTGAAGACTGGGAGGAGACAGACATCGATCTGACTTCCTTCATCACCGCAGTCAACAGGATCAAGGCAGCACATGCAATCTTTCAGGAGGATGCTCCCACCGAGATACACCATCATGAAGACAATCATCATGTTTTACTCATGTGGAAAGCATCTACCAGTGACCGGGAAGAATCGCTGGTCATTCTCAATAAGGATATTCATAACAGGCAGCATTTTCGCACGGAAAGCCTGCAAAAATTCATTCAATCAGGGGCTCCGCTCAAGGATATCTCCCCGGAATTCACCCTGGATTACATTCCTGTGCCATTTGCCTATGACCTTCGGCCCGGCCAGGGTATTGTGCTGATCACCTCACGGGATGCTGTTGCGGGGTGA
- a CDS encoding amylo-alpha-1,6-glucosidase — protein MSWARAETDSSPLLNREWLVANGLGGYASATVSGVCTRKYHGLLIAALPARRGRLVMLTNLLEEIAFTDGRVVELGNEERAEGNFWKEGLEEDSSREKPPGENPPSGNHPGGKLHLPGAGFLREFRLESGLPVWRFEVEGLVVEKRVFLSYLHNTVFINYRLISGSRPFRLRLRPFMHFRPIHDEVDTSLQTPYTMKVMRNWIEIRADGDFPSLRLVLHGRENSLNLIGRGFRGVYYRVEHERGYPCLGTLWGPGSLEAAMGNDGDNSGDEVALMASTESWEVMLAQKSREAFRSEIERRQRLLAAAWPQVRSGPASELVLAADQFIVTPGFRIADNAPDLATTDERGRTIMAGYHWFTDWGRDTMISLEGLTLITGRQAEAAYILQSFARHIRHGLIPNVFPEGRSQGEYNTADATLWFFQALSDYLLVSGDQSMLSNLLPLLFEIVNHHLAGTCFGIGVDPGDGLLRQGEAGYQLTWMDAKVGDWVVTPRRGKAVEINALWYNALCLLGQWVTRERGAKEAQPIARLAEWVYDSFNRRFWYEEGNYLYDVVDGEAGDDASLRPNQILAISLPNPVLDPDRWESVLQTVRKELLTPFGLRSLAPGHPDYRQRCCGDIRQRDAAYHQGTVWSWLIGPFIDAWLKVYPDDRSGGRHFLDGLIAHLDDACLGSISEIFDAEPPFNCRGCVSQAWSVAQMLHCWVKTTASGRNTT, from the coding sequence ATGTCCTGGGCAAGGGCTGAAACCGATTCAAGCCCGCTTCTCAACCGCGAATGGCTGGTAGCCAATGGCCTTGGCGGCTACGCATCGGCTACTGTTTCCGGGGTATGCACCCGGAAATATCACGGCCTCCTGATTGCGGCTCTGCCTGCTCGCCGGGGCCGACTGGTGATGCTTACCAATCTTTTGGAAGAGATAGCGTTTACTGACGGCAGGGTGGTCGAATTGGGAAATGAGGAGCGGGCCGAAGGAAATTTTTGGAAAGAGGGCTTGGAAGAGGACTCTTCGCGAGAGAAACCGCCGGGAGAAAACCCTCCGTCAGGGAATCATCCCGGAGGAAAGCTGCATCTGCCCGGAGCCGGGTTTCTTCGGGAATTCAGGCTTGAGAGCGGGCTTCCCGTGTGGCGCTTCGAAGTGGAGGGGCTGGTTGTTGAGAAAAGAGTTTTCCTTTCCTACCTGCACAATACCGTCTTTATCAATTACCGGCTGATTTCAGGCAGCAGGCCGTTCCGGCTTCGGCTTCGGCCCTTCATGCACTTTCGTCCGATCCATGACGAGGTGGATACAAGCCTTCAGACCCCTTATACTATGAAGGTCATGAGGAACTGGATCGAGATCAGGGCGGATGGAGATTTCCCCTCGCTCCGCCTCGTGCTGCATGGCCGGGAGAACTCACTGAATCTGATTGGCAGGGGATTCAGAGGTGTCTATTACCGGGTTGAGCACGAGCGGGGCTACCCCTGCCTGGGCACGCTCTGGGGTCCTGGCTCCCTGGAGGCAGCGATGGGAAATGACGGTGATAACAGTGGTGATGAAGTAGCGCTGATGGCCTCCACGGAAAGCTGGGAGGTTATGCTGGCCCAAAAGTCCCGGGAAGCCTTCAGGTCGGAGATCGAGCGGCGGCAGCGGCTTCTGGCCGCAGCCTGGCCGCAGGTGCGGTCAGGCCCGGCATCGGAGCTCGTCCTTGCGGCTGACCAGTTCATCGTCACTCCCGGCTTCCGGATAGCTGATAACGCCCCAGACCTTGCCACGACCGATGAGCGGGGGCGTACCATTATGGCGGGTTATCACTGGTTTACCGACTGGGGCCGCGACACCATGATCAGCCTTGAGGGGCTCACCCTGATCACCGGACGTCAGGCCGAGGCAGCATATATCCTGCAAAGCTTTGCCCGCCACATTCGCCACGGCCTCATTCCCAATGTTTTTCCCGAAGGCCGGTCACAGGGAGAGTATAACACGGCTGATGCCACCCTCTGGTTCTTCCAGGCCCTTTCGGACTATCTTCTGGTCAGCGGGGACCAGTCTATGCTGAGTAATCTCCTGCCCCTGCTTTTTGAAATCGTCAATCATCACCTGGCCGGAACCTGCTTTGGCATCGGCGTCGATCCGGGAGACGGGCTTCTGAGACAGGGCGAGGCCGGCTATCAGCTCACCTGGATGGATGCCAAGGTGGGCGACTGGGTAGTTACTCCGCGACGCGGCAAAGCGGTTGAGATCAATGCGCTCTGGTACAATGCCCTGTGCCTCCTGGGGCAGTGGGTGACAAGGGAGCGGGGGGCAAAGGAAGCCCAACCGATTGCCAGACTGGCCGAATGGGTCTATGATTCCTTTAACCGCCGTTTCTGGTATGAGGAAGGAAATTACCTGTATGATGTCGTTGATGGTGAAGCCGGTGATGACGCCTCACTTCGCCCCAATCAGATTCTGGCCATATCCCTGCCCAATCCGGTGCTCGATCCCGACCGGTGGGAATCTGTCCTCCAAACCGTCCGAAAGGAGCTTCTCACCCCCTTCGGGCTGAGGTCCCTGGCTCCCGGACATCCGGACTACCGGCAAAGATGCTGCGGAGACATCCGGCAACGCGATGCAGCCTATCATCAGGGAACTGTCTGGTCCTGGCTCATCGGCCCCTTCATCGACGCCTGGCTCAAGGTTTACCCTGATGACCGGTCAGGAGGCAGGCACTTTCTCGATGGATTGATCGCTCACCTCGATGATGCCTGCCTTGGATCGATCAGCGAGATTTTCGATGCAGAGCCGCCATTCAATTGCAGAGGATGCGTGTCGCAGGCCTGGAGCGTCGCTCAAATGCTTCACTGCTGGGTGAAAACCACCGCCAGTGGCCGAAACACCACATGA